Proteins found in one bacterium genomic segment:
- a CDS encoding CPBP family intramembrane metalloprotease, whose amino-acid sequence MSSDQAEASTSKRWGIILVLVIIAACLIGIQIADISVGTHGGSQAQLKPHSQKILIYVGALFVTCAFFGIVLAISFFINNYNSLKNAQPHNVSSSLLIRVFLVYLIGSFVLESIASACVSISGLDSSGETGNLIFLALHALAILAACALGLSALAKMTGCDDNVFVAIGLKPLPLKDAFKWGLGTYIAVLPFFGVAAYISQLLDNTVFRGIKTPEHPLVPYFTGGGGGSFAIILILGALVAPLVEEVFFRGVLYGMLRSWMRVWGAAAFSAAIFAFGHPLPEYFLPIFVLGAAFALVRERTGSLMPSMIAHAIHNGSAIILMRLLY is encoded by the coding sequence TTGAGTTCCGACCAGGCAGAAGCAAGCACGAGTAAGCGATGGGGCATTATCCTTGTGCTGGTAATAATTGCTGCATGCCTGATTGGTATTCAAATCGCAGACATAAGCGTCGGCACCCATGGCGGCTCGCAGGCTCAACTAAAACCGCATTCCCAGAAGATCCTTATATATGTGGGTGCTCTGTTTGTCACATGCGCGTTTTTCGGCATTGTGCTGGCCATTTCTTTTTTTATCAATAATTACAATTCACTCAAAAATGCCCAGCCGCACAATGTTTCTTCGTCCTTATTGATCCGTGTTTTTCTTGTGTATCTGATCGGGAGTTTTGTGCTTGAGAGCATTGCCTCGGCATGCGTATCGATCAGTGGCCTTGACTCGTCAGGTGAGACTGGAAATCTGATATTCCTGGCCTTGCATGCTCTGGCGATCCTCGCAGCCTGTGCTCTCGGGCTGAGTGCGCTGGCAAAAATGACCGGCTGTGACGACAATGTATTTGTGGCGATTGGCCTCAAGCCGCTGCCTTTGAAAGATGCGTTCAAGTGGGGGCTGGGGACGTATATTGCGGTTCTACCGTTTTTTGGCGTAGCTGCATATATCAGTCAACTGCTGGATAACACTGTATTTCGTGGAATAAAGACGCCCGAGCATCCGCTTGTCCCCTACTTTACAGGTGGTGGTGGCGGATCATTTGCTATTATTCTGATATTGGGTGCGCTGGTTGCCCCTTTGGTTGAGGAAGTCTTCTTTCGTGGAGTATTGTATGGAATGCTGAGGAGTTGGATGCGCGTGTGGGGTGCGGCGGCATTTTCTGCGGCTATTTTTGCGTTCGGCCATCCACTTCCTGAGTATTTTCTGCCGATATTTGTTTTAGGGGCAGCCTTTGCGCTTGTGCGCGAACGAACCGGCTCTCTCATGCCCTCGATGATAGCTCATGCGATTCACAACGGGTCTGCAATAATCCTGATGCGATTGCTTTATTGA
- a CDS encoding DivIVA domain-containing protein produces the protein MSITPVDILHTEFKTAFKGYNKAQVDEFVCSVRQALEEALKDKNELARRLDTLQEEVERIRKIESAMTDALTVAQKSADEVRSSAHKQAELILKEAEQSRVQMTVEAQKEAEKYRADVELIQATRDRFESELRGMLTSYLEWLDRRKSGEQAKSEVA, from the coding sequence ATGTCAATCACACCAGTAGACATATTACATACAGAGTTCAAGACCGCGTTCAAGGGCTATAACAAGGCTCAGGTGGATGAGTTTGTCTGCTCGGTCAGGCAGGCTCTTGAGGAAGCGCTTAAGGATAAAAATGAGCTTGCACGCAGGCTGGACACGCTTCAGGAAGAAGTGGAGCGCATCCGCAAGATCGAGTCTGCTATGACTGATGCGCTCACTGTTGCGCAAAAGAGCGCGGATGAGGTCCGCAGCAGTGCTCATAAGCAGGCTGAGCTGATCCTTAAAGAGGCTGAGCAATCTCGTGTCCAGATGACTGTGGAGGCTCAGAAGGAAGCGGAGAAGTATAGAGCAGATGTCGAACTGATCCAGGCGACCCGTGACAGGTTCGAGTCCGAGCTTAGGGGGATGCTCACTTCATATCTCGAATGGCTCGACAGACGAAAGTCGGGTGAACAAGCTAAGAGCGAGGTCGCTTGA